The Dioscorea cayenensis subsp. rotundata cultivar TDr96_F1 chromosome 11, TDr96_F1_v2_PseudoChromosome.rev07_lg8_w22 25.fasta, whole genome shotgun sequence genomic interval TGTTTTGATAATCCAAtcctttttatgattttatgtaCTCTTCATGGTATTTGTTTGTGCGCACCACATTCCATTAGGGATGAGCTTATCAAAGCACTCATCTTGTTATTCTTAACTCTGACTTACACTTAGGGAATGTGTAGAAAAGCTGCAGCTTCTGAATACCCCTGAGGAGCGAATGAGAAGGCAAAATGATGTCCCTGATATACATTCTGACCCACATATGGACCCAGGTTATGAATCTGCTGAGGAAGAACCAGATGATAAGAGACGAGGTTTCCATTGTGGACTTATGTTTGAATTCATTTTCAAGTCttccatccttttttttttctttggcatcAGGTCTAACACAATCTATTGAAAACTTTGCACAATGCTTTCAGACACATATTTGAGGTCAAGGGAGTCCTCATCTCTGAGAAAAGCAAGGGAGGCTGGCTATTTAGGAAAAGGAGGTTCTTCAAGCAGTACCTGGAATGAGCGCAAAGTATTAGAGACCAGCTCTGAACAAGCAGCAGGTTCTCGGGACAGAGTTGAGTCTCAAAGGAAAGACGTGAGCCAACTAAATGTGCAATCCACCCCGGCCAATTTGGAGACTGGTGTTTGGAACCAACTTGGGAAAAAACCAGGACAATCATCTGATATTCCCAGTGAAACTATGCCGGCATCTTTACCCACTGGGATGGTGATTCAACCTGTTGTCAATGAAACTGAAAAGATATGGCACTACAAAGATCCATCAGGCAAAATACAAGGGCCCTTTTCAATGGCTCAGCTGAGAAAATGGAGTACAACTGGATATTTCCCTGAAAAATTGAGGATATGGAAGACATCTGAGAAGCAGGATGACTCCATATTGTTGTCAGATGCCATGAATGGAAAGTTTCTTAAAGATCCACCGCCTCATGAGCCTCAACTTAGTGTCTTTTCTCAGTCAGGAAGGGTAACTTCTGTGACAGAAAATAGGGGAAATTCTGCTTCTTTATGGACTGACAACAGACAGACTGGAAGAAACTTAAGAACTCCAAATGATGTGAGCCCCCTGGCTACTGGTAATCTCGAAATGGCAAAAGCTGATAAGTGGGCTTCACAGCCAACTATATGGTCGCCTTCTAGCAGAGAAGCTTTAGTGAATACCAGTGCTTTGTCCAGGCAAGTTCAAGGTCATGATAGCCCAAAATCGTTAGCTTCACTTTCTGGGAATTCTTCTCGCTCATCGTCCTATCAAGAGAGAGGTGTTCCTGGAGGAAATGCTGGAGAACAGATGGGTCATAGAAATTCATGGAGTTCGAACAGACCTACTGGAGAACAGAAAGCCCAAGCAACATTTGACGCTTCCAAACCATGGGGAAATGATCCTTCTAGCCTTCCAACTCCCACTCCTCAAGCAACCAGCATGGTGTGGACTGGGTCTCAAGCTGCTCTAAATAGTTCTGCTGTTTCAGTTCAACATTTGATGAATACTGGCTGGGGTACCACTCCTGATGCTGCTGCAGGATGGGGTTTAAGCAGTCTTTCTAGTGCACCGAAGGAAACTGAAGTTGGGCGGAGTTTGGTTTCACTTCCTATTACATCTTTGTCTGATTTCCAGGCATCCCATCCACAGGTAAGCCCACTTGATGTGGCAGGTGTTTTGAGGAGCCAGTTAAACTCTGAGCCACTCCCTGCAGATAACATGTCCCCTGTAAAAAATCCAATAGTATTTTCTGGACCCAGCTCAAGGGAGATCTGTGGAAGGAATCAGTTCTTTGAAAGTGATTGTCCGAGCCCGACTCCAAAATCTGAACAAACTGCAGATGACATTTTGAGCTCTGAATACAGTCAGCAAACTTCCCTGAATGGAAGGCAAATGATACCTCAAGATGGTGGAAGATCAGATTCTGTTTATGGCTTGTTTTCTGAAGGTGGTAACTTGCCATCAAGATCTGATAGTTTAACTGAAAGCTGCGCCAATGTAGTTCACAATGTATCTGCAGATGCTAGGATTAAAGCTGAAACCAATGCTCTGGACTCTGCTTCATCTCATAGATCAGAAGTTTCTACAGTCCCCCAGGTAAGGCCTGAATCACAAGACTTGACACCCATTTTTTTTCCGTTAAACAAAGTTTGACAAGAATGAAGTTCCTCTGGTCCTGAACCTCCCAATTCTGGTAATTTTCAGGTACACCCTGATATGAAGAGTGGTGAGTGGTCAATGCCATCTCCCACTCCAACCACAGCTCCTTCTGGATGGGGTTCTGGCATTAACTCAACCACCAGGAGCAACAATCAAATTAGTCAATATGCAACTTCTGATGGTTCTAAGATGCTGACAACTTCTCAATTGACAGCAAATGCGTCTAATGAAACCGCACAGCCATCAGTGAAAGACGTCCAGAACACAGGTTGGTCAGTGCCGACACCAAATTTAAATGCAAACATGGGGCAAGCACAGGGAACTGGTAATGTCGGAGCAATGGTTCAAGGAAGTCTAAACCCCGGTTGGGGAATGGTACCGCAGAACAATGTCAATATGGCTTGGGGAATACCTGCCCAAGGCAATTCAAACATGAATGTGGGTTGGTCAACACCAACACAGGTAAATACCAATGCCAATTTGGCTTGGGGATCATTGCCTCAAGGAACTATGATTGCTAATACTGGTTTGGGCACACTAACACAAGGAGTTACTACGATGATGCCGACTCAAGGATATCCGAATCCCCAATCCGGTTGGGGAACACCAACTCCGGCAAACACAAATCAAAACCCCAGTTGGGGAACAACTGGCCAGGGAAACACAAATGCAAATGCAAATGCAAATGCAAATGCAAATGCAAGTTTGGGTACGAACCAAACGTGGGATCCTTCATCTGGTAGCTCAAGCTGGAGCATGCAGCAGAAACAGGGCGGAGATGGTCATTCTGGGCAGGGCGACCGGGGTTTCCAGAACAATGACTCCGGgcatggtggtggtggtggtggtggaagaCAATCATGGAGCCGGTCACACTCTGGCGGTGGAGGATCTCGAGCTCCCGCTAGAGGACAGAGAGCAGGCGTCTGCCGATTCCATGAGAACGGGCATTGCAAGAAGGGGGCTAACTGCAACTATTTTCATTCATGATAGGTCCCGTTTTGCATTTGTTTAAATGAGTAGCATTTCAGTATCATGTACAGTATGTTGCTTATTTCATTAGGTGTAACTTTGAGGTAATCTTGTTTCATGAAGATGAAGTACTCATGCTACGCAGGTGCTCTAAAaagtttttcttaatttgttgcAATGAGGTTGCAAGGAGGTTGGAGGCCTTCTAATTTTTACTTCTTCAGTTGTAATCTAACTAGATGTATGCTTAGATTTTAAagcatcattatatatatatatatcctccaATATATGTCTCACATGTTTAGAAATAAGCATGAGCATTTGTGCGGTTTGTGttgtttttcaaattaaaaaactgGCGTTTGTggagtttgataaaaaaaacattgtgtGGAGTTTGATAAagaaattgcattttttttgttttttttttattaagagttTTTAAGGGGTCGATTTTTctcaaaaagatattttttgGTATGTACAAAGATTTGAACTTCCAATTATTTAAGTGActttattgtgtttgttttgaacTTGAAACTATTTGTTTAAGGGATTTAACCGtgtttgttgttgatggatgTGAACTTCACACATCAAGTGGTATTTATTTCTTAGAAATTTCATCTGGACTTTTGTACTTTGAATGAGAGTTACAGGgacattacataaaaaatataaatttgtgacAGCatgtacatataaatatataaaattttaaagggACATGAACGAAAATTTCCCAATATTTAGTTTTGGGGGGTGGAATGCAACAtgttttccctttccaccgtaCTTATTAAATTCGGATTGAGCTTGTGGTTTAATCGGTTTACTCTGTGATCCAGTGCTTAAACTGGTCTAGGTTTTTATTAGACCGTTTATGCAATCAATTCGTTTTTACCTGATCAAACCCGGTGACCTGATCGGGTTATGTTTCTATAACCTGGCCGggttaatgaattttttttaaatgatcttttcattctttgatttttttacttttctaataaattgaaaggtatatatgtaatttcaacaaatttatgtttttcctttttttttttctactacTTTCAAATAAGGggttaacaattatttttttttaattttttccatcaaattatttatttaataactaataatttatgaatattattattattatatattattatataattaaaaataatattttaaaatatttctattaattGATCCAAGACTCAGAGTTTCGATCAGGTTAATGCCCGGGCCCTGTTTGGGTCAGATAACTATGCTTTCCACTCCCTATAACAAAAAAAGCTTGCCTTCAGAGCACGAATCTCAAAGCATTGTCTCTAAATCGGTAAATCCATCCATCCAAAGCTTGCCATCAGAGCACGAATCTCAAAGCATTGTCATTAAATCGAGGTTCCTCTTCGTTTCGTCTACTCCTCTTCGTTCTTGCCCTCCGTGTTGTCCCTCTTCGCCGATGGAGAAAAGCTAgggttttcaattgtaaagtgagagagaagagagagatcTAGATTGAGTTTTCGAGCTCCTTCGATGGCGGAGGACTCATCGGATGCCGTTGTTGGCGCTGAAGAGGCGCAGCCTTCGAGGCCATCGACGTACAAGGGGAGGTCTTGCAAGGGATGCCTTTACTACTCGTCCCTGTTGAAATCTGATTCCCGGAAGCCCATCTGCGTTGGGATCAGCCGGTCTCTTCCTCATGGTTTGTTTTCTTGTCGCCCTCCTTCTTTTCCAACTCGCAAAGttggtttctttttcttctcttgatttcattgatttagGTTTTCACTTAAAAGGCACTGGAATTTAGTTTATTGGGTAATTGGATGATTTGTGGCGATTCTTGTTCATGCTCCAGCTTCGTTCGTCttcaaaatttcagatttttattaattgcgttgcatatatatttttaatttgtcgattgaaaaaaatatcaattgaaAGAACCACAAGAAACTGAATAAGTAGTAATCTTGATGAGTTTGTGGTGTTTTGCATGCTAAGATGAAACTTTTCATATGGTTTGTTTACAACTCGAAACTATAAATTTGATGGTGCGCAGTTGTAAAGGGGTGTGTCTTGTAAATCATCATTATAGATAACAAGAAGGCTTTAACTTTGTAATCCTATAGTTTGATGCGATCTTTCAATTCATTATTTGAATGACAATTTGTATTATATTTGGTGACcttgtatgtaatttttttgcATCTTCGTTCGACAATTAGTTATTCTCATTTGATATGAGTTATTTGGTAAAATTGTTGTATTGGGAATAGTAACAAAAAGACTTTACTTTGTAATTGCATAGTTTGATGCGATCTGTCAATTCATTATTTgaatgacaatttttttttttttttggtgacccaaatatgtaattttttttgtgtttttgttcaaCAATTAGTCATTCTTGTTTGATATGCCCATTCTGTAAATTGTGTGCATTTGGAATTATATGATCACCACAAGTTCTTTGTCATCTGACTTATGTCACCAGTTCCTAGCTACATCGTGGGAGAATCTGAGGTGGAGGCGACTAAGGATGGTCGTAACTTGTCAGACTTCAAGTATGCTTGTGTTGGTTATTCAGTGTTCTTAGACAACAAAGATAATCCTGATGAGAAGCAAGAAAACCGATCAGAATTGCCGTTTTGTGCTGGCATTGAGGTCTGTTTCTTATCAGTCTAGTTCTCATGAGTCTAATGACCCTATATCTTTTTTCTATTGTCCTTCTGAAGAATAATTACCTTTCTATTTTCCCGCCAAGTTAATAGCTTCATGAAATCTTCTTTCAGCTGTTGATTGACCGTAGGACCACAACTACTACTGATCATGTCCCTGCTCATGCTTCCAATAACGAAGGTAACTTCAAATTGTGTACATGCATATCTACtataaaattgtaatttgttCCTTCTGTGCTATAGAAGACTAGATGCAGGAATAACTTTTTATGGTCTTAACAATGCCATTTCTCTAGACATTTGTTATGGTCTCATGAAATTGGTATTGTTATTTCTATACAAAGGATTTGGATCTCTATGCTTTGCATGAGTACTTTTGTAATAATTTTCTAGCAGAAGTGCGAAATCATAAGTAGTTTTGTCTTGTATAATTGCTCATGTCTTCAGGCTTCTCAGAAAATAAAGCTAGTTTATCATCCATTGTAGTAATATTGATTTTTGAGATTTGTAACTCTTGCTTTTGGCATGCGTGATCAAACCAAGAGTTTTCGTTTTACTATAAGAAATTGTTCTCACACAGGGGCTATCACGTACAGGTCAACTGGCTTTTATGGAAGTTCATTTTCCTTTTACTTAATCATGTTGTTTTTCAATAGCTTGATGCTGGtttaatttcttgattttcaGGAATGTAATCTACACTGTGTCTTCTCTTAAtttattgttggttttttactaattaatttgTGTTGAACATGATATTTGCTTCTTCTCTGACACATGCTAACTGTATAGCAAGgagtttctttatatatttttcttcttttttaacaTCAAAGCTTTTGCTATTTTTGGTTATGGAAGAATAAcatatgttaattttattagGGGCACCTGCTGACCAACTAACTGACCAAAAAGAGAAACACTAGGCATTAGATACTGAGGAATCAGAATATGCATAAAAATTTTCGGATTCTTTGAAATTTGTGGATTTAGGCTTGATTGAATGTTGTGCACAACAGCCGTCAACATCTATGACGAGACACTATCGATATTCTGTTTTTATTACAAAACAGCTTCGGTTccgctttttcttttttcctttctacCTTTCTATATCCTCTGTTGTGCTTTGTCAAATCCCTTACACCATTTACTATATTTGTTCTTCCACCATATTGAAATATGTTATGGTACAAAACATAGCCCGATTTCTTCTCACTCATTCTGTCGGTGTTTTAAGATGGTACCGTTCGCTCTCCACCCCGGCCATACAAACCAGCGCATTCGGCCGGTGAGGAATTCTTCGGCAGGCAAGCAATTCATTTCAATCAACAATCTTCCATTTTAGTTTAAACTATGCAAACTACATACTAAAACTCCGAAAAATGCATGCAGGTTCACTAGGAATGCCGGCCTTGTTGCTTCCGGTGTAATGAAAAACCTAAACAGAGTGGGCAATTACATCAAAGATTATTTCGACGACATGTATCCTTATCGTCGTCGACCCAAATAGGAAAAGCCGAATTGAATCCCCAAGTTTGATTAGAATAAATTTCTGTGTACCAATTTCCATTGTGTACTGTATTTTGGTTAAAAGTGAGCTGAAAAATATGTTAGTTCAGCCTTCGAACTTCTTGTATACCAAAGGTAGCAGTCACCTTCCAACTTTTTCAGGCCATTCAAtatgttttgtatttcattttagtaagtttttttgttatatatatatatatatcttttattaatttttaaatttttttcatttaatatgtgAGTCAAAAGTTTAATGTGGAAAAAAGGGTTttggtaatttttaaaatatttttttatatttggcttctattttttttccttttaatgatattattgaTTTAAAGGTACACACATTTTGAAGAGTTTCTAACGagaaatatataatttggaGTATTTTACTTAGAAAGCTATTCTTTTAAATTGTTAATAGCAAACCTTCATATTATTTTAgtcaaaactaaaataatattcatttattataatacatacatttataaGAATCTAAAACTAGTTAATCTATAAAAtaatggaataatttttttttttgggctcaaatttattttaaagggaaatttatttttagtttattctaTCTTACAATATGTACTTctctattaataattataaatttgtttaacatTATGTAGTTACGTGCAAACatataagttttcatttaatatattatttttttgtttaatatttatttttttatttaatatatgtcatttttaatttaatattatatgttttcaCTAAAGCAGATGAAGGTCATTTTTGTCAACGTTAGCTATGTTTATGTCAGAgttaaataaattgtaaaaaaaaaaaattattttgggaaCATTCGAATTTAAGAGAGCCAAATGTGAATGAAGGAATTTCCAAGGGGGTTTGTAATTATCAGTTAAAAAAatgggtatttttattttttattccttaaaatagttaaaaaaaaaaaagatattttgaattttcaatacCTAGAAAGTCCATTTATGGCCCTCAAATCCCTAGATTGCGTTTCTGCCTCTCTTCCCTCCATTCCCAATTTCCCCCAAttcctctctccctctctccctctctccctctctctctctctctctctctcgatatatatatacctaaatCTCCATTGGAGATCGGAGGTCCAAGAGGGTTTCCAAGAGTCCATTGTTCCTCTTCTCTCGCTGTCTCTCATTCCCCCTTTCAATCCCTACCAATCGATCCAGCTTCTGATGTCTGCCGCGGTTGCCGGCATCGTCTGCCGGAGAAGCACGGCTGCGGCGATTGCACATCACCGTCACTTTCCCTTCTACGATCTTGCTTGCCGGTCAATGTCGCAGCTTGTTAAGGCCAATGGCAAGCGGGCGTTCCTCGTGGATACTTTGGCTTTGGTGAGTCGATTGTTGTGGATTCTTTGGTTTTTGGGATGGGGATTCATGGATTTATTGCGGTGAGTGCAGGTGAGGAGGTTGGAAGGGGAGGGTGTGCCGTCGAAGCATGCTGAGGTGATCACCTCCGCCATCACGGAGGTTCTAAATGATAGTCTGGAGAATGTCTCGCAGTCTTTTGTTTCAAAATCGGATATGCAGAGGGTATTTGGTATTTCTTGGCTTTTGttgtcttcttttttgtttttcttgacaacaaaaaagttttttttactgATGTATTTATGGTTTTTCTTTGGATTGTTTGATTTGCAGAGTGAGCTGATTCAAGAAGCCAATTTGTCCAAATTCAAATCTGAAGTGCAGAGCTCGCAAGTATGGTTTTGCTTCTCTTTATTTACTCATTCCGTTTGGTATTTCAAGAAAGCATGATGAAACATAATATCTAAATGATATTTTGttgatcaataattttttttggatagCATGCTTAAATGGCTGGCAAGGGCAATGGActttatgttgcatttacctCTTAATGGCAACTTCATGGATGTGTTCCATGCAAGAGACTTAGAGAAGTAGAGTTGCTTGTGGAACTAGTTGTAATTGTTATAATCATCTCTTTGCATTGTTTGCGATTATGCATATGTGTCCTTTTGTTAATGCTTGACAAGGTCATTTGCTGATTGATAGAGAATGCTAGAGAATGTCCTGGTTTCTTGTATAATCAAGTTGTCATGTCTTTGTAGTGTTcgtaatttttatgttttgccCTCTTTGGTGATGCTCGACAAaagccattttttttattgatataagAACACAGGCTTCCATTTTTGCCAGGAAGGATTgataaaattagaagaaatctGAAAAATGCCACTGCTTTGTGTTAAAACTATGATAACATGAAATTTATGAAAGAATGTGATGATACAAAACTAAAGACTAAAGTGATCAGATTGTCCTGTGGGTTAAGTCGATAGAGTTTGCTAAATGTCCTTTCATAAATAGAAAATAACATCCTAAATAGAAAATACTCTTTGCCAAGGTGGTTCATTGGCATTGGCACATGACCATAACTCTGAAAGCCAATAAATCGGCTGTTTCCCTTGTCAGTAGTAGTTCTATAGTCCATTTAATTGGTGCGAGTCTTGCAAGCGTTACTTAAGAGTCATAATTTACAAAGTGTAGTACTTAGTGGAAAAGCTTTATATTCATCTCTTACTGATGCAGGAGCATCATTTCTCGTTGTTACAACGAGAAACCGAGAAACTTCGCGGTGATATTGATAAGATGCGCAGTGAACTAAGGTTTGCTATTTGCTCAtattagaaagagattttggcACTGCTGTATTATGTGGATCTCTTTCTTAATGCTTCTTAAACATATATTCTTTACAGGTATGAGAT includes:
- the LOC120271486 gene encoding protein FMP32, mitochondrial encodes the protein MSAAVAGIVCRRSTAAAIAHHRHFPFYDLACRSMSQLVKANGKRAFLVDTLALVRRLEGEGVPSKHAEVITSAITEVLNDSLENVSQSFVSKSDMQRSELIQEANLSKFKSEVQSSQEHHFSLLQRETEKLRGDIDKMRSELRYEIDKVTAGQRLDLNLERGRIRDELAKQNSETTDLTTKLDREIHALRAQLEAAKYDVIKYCIGTLVSISAAGLAVIRILL
- the LOC120272706 gene encoding uncharacterized protein LOC120272706 translates to MAEDSSDAVVGAEEAQPSRPSTYKGRSCKGCLYYSSLLKSDSRKPICVGISRSLPHVPSYIVGESEVEATKDGRNLSDFKYACVGYSVFLDNKDNPDEKQENRSELPFCAGIELLIDRRTTTTTDHVPAHASNNEDGTVRSPPRPYKPAHSAGEEFFGRFTRNAGLVASGVMKNLNRVGNYIKDYFDDMYPYRRRPK